The Streptomyces sp. NBC_00286 nucleotide sequence GCCAGCTCCCCGACGGCGATCAGCGCGCCGGTCCTCGTATTGACGGCGGCCACACTCGGCTGATCCACGACCAGCCCGGCCCCCTTCACAAACACACGGGTCCTCGCCGCCCCCAGATCAACGGCGAAATGACAGCGGCGCAACTGCTCCAAACTGGCACTGGCGGCCATGGCAGATCCTCCCGAGAGCGCAGACCGTGGAACCGCCGGACGACGGTCCTCCCAGGCATCGTGCGCGGTTACCCGGGGGTCCGCCTGTTGAGATGGGCCGGGTGGGGTGCCGCTGGACGGGGGGCCTCAGGGTTCAGGGGTGGTTTCCGAGGATCCGTCAGACTGCCCCGGTGACCAGGCGAGCTTGACCACGAGATGCCCTTCGACCGAGCTCTTGGCGATCAACGCACCTGCCTCTGCCGTGAGTTTCACGCCGAACTCGATCTCCACGGAGTCGGGGCGCAGCGAGCCGTCCCGGAAGACCCGGAGTGCGGACTCGGCTGCCGCGCGTACTCCGTCCAGGGCGCCCTCGAAGGTGCGGGTTGCCTGGACCGTGCCGTCGTCGCGGGAGACGAGCTGGTGGCCGGAGAGATCCTCGGTGGTCGCGCCCTCGACGTTGATCACGACTCCGTCGTTGGTCTTGAACTCCACCAAGCCTTCCATGGCGCCCCCGGTTCCTGGTTCTCGGTTCCCGGTTCAGTGACTCTCGATCAACTCCATTGTCACGGACGTACTTGTGGTTGTCGCGGCTTGTTGCGGTTTTCTCAGCCCGCAACACCCTTCACAACCCCTTTCACAACCCCTTTCACGACCCCCTTCACCACCCCCAGCTCCACCAAGTCCTGTGGCCGGATCCGTAGTTCGTCCGCCGTTTCCGTCACTTGGTCCGGCGTGCGTTTGAGGATCGCCGCGGCCAGCTCCGGGGCTATCACCGAGAAGTAACTGTCCGGTGTGGCCCAGGTGTTGTCGGGGGCGGAGAGGGCGAGGGCGCCGCCCGAACCGCCCTCGCCGATCAGGAGGGTGGTGAGGGGGGTGCGGGAGGAGGCCACGGCGGCGAACAGTTCCGCTATCGCCGCGCCTGCGCCCTGGCGTTCCGCCTCCGCGTCGTTGGCGGCGCCCGGGGTGTCGACCAACGTCAGTACGGGGATGCCGAGTTGGTCCGCCAGGCGGATCAGGCGGGCGGCGGTGCGGTAGCCGGTGGGGCGGGTGGCGGTGCCGGTCTGGGCGGCGTACGCGATCGTACGGCCGTCCTCCGCCCGTACGCCGAAGCCGCAGAGCATTCCGGGGTCCTCGGTGCCGGTGCCGGGGCCGCCGCCCGTGCGGTCGCCGGTGATCGACACGCGGTCGGTGAAGTACGCGTCCAAGTAGGCCTGGGCTCGGGGACGTTGAGGAGAGCGAGCGTTGTCGACCGCCTCGCGGCCGGTGGCCGGGAGGTCGGCCCGGCCCAGTGCGGGCGGGGGAGGGGCGGGCGTCGTCGACGGGCGAGTCAGCAGCCGCAACCAGAGCTTCAATACGTCGGGCAGCTCCTCCGGAGGAACCACCGCGTCGATCGAACCCACCGCCAGTTGCGCCTCCGCCGTGTACGCCGCCGGGTCCGCGTCCGGCGGACGTACCCGGGAGCCCGCGAAACCGACCTGGGCGCCCGGCAGCGCGAGGATCACGTCGGCGCCCGCGCCCAGCGTGGCCCAGCCGCCGCCCGTCGTCGGGTCCCGCAGGACCGCGAGCTGCGGCAGGCCAGCCTCGCGCGTGAGCGCCGACTGCCGTGCCACGCGCTGGAGTTGGACCAGCGCGCGCATGCCCTCCTGCATCCGGCTGCCGCCCGTCGCGACGAGGGACACGACGGGGAGGCGGTGCTCACGCGCGTACGTGTACGCCGCCTCCAGCCGGTCCCCGGTGCGCTCCCCGAGCGACCCGCCCAGAAAACCGAACTCGAAGGAGATCAGCACGGCGGAAGTCGTACCGACCATGGCCCTGCCACAGACGACGGACTCCTCCTCGCCGGTGCGCTCGGCGGCACGGGCGCGAGAGGCGTCGTAGCCCTGCCAGGACAACGGGCCGTCGGGTGCGTACGCGCCTGCCTTGACCGGGAGTTCCCTGAAACCGTCGGCCACGAGACCGATCGCCTCGCGAGCGGTGAACCTCCGGCCGTCAGTCATGAGGCAGCGCGCGCTTCATGATCTTGCCCATGTCGTTGCGGGGCAGGGCGTCGAGGTAGCGGACCGTGCGCGGTCGCTTGTGCGGGGCCAGGCGACGGGCCACATGGTCCGCCAACTCCTCGGCGGACGGCGGCGATTGAGCCGATTCCAGGTCCGAGTCTGGGTCTGTGCCTGTGTCCGGCACGATCCACGCCACGATCCGCTCGCCGAGGTCCGCGTCCGGCTCACCTGTCACCGCTGCCTCGCGCACGCCGGGGTGTTCCAGAAGCGCGTTCTCGATCTCGCCCGCCCCGATCTTGTAGCCGCCGCTCTTGATGAGGTCGGTGGCCTTGCGGCCGACGATGCGTACGTAGCCGTCGGGGTCGCGCACCGCCATGTCACCCGTGCGGAACCAGCCGTCCTCCGTGAACGCCTCCGCCGTCGCATCCGGCCGGTTCAGGTACTCGGTGAAGAGGTTCGGCCCGCGGACCTGGATCTCCCCCACCGTCTCCCCGTCGTACGCATCGACGGCCGTCACCCCGTCGTCCTCCGTCAGCCGCAGTTCCACGCCCGGCAGCGGGACGCCGACCGTGCCCGCGCGCGGCTCCCCGTCCGCACGGACACTGGTGTTCATCAGGGTTTCCGTCATCCCGTACCGCTCGATGACGCGCCGCCCCGTCGCCGCTGCGATCCGCTCGTGGTCGTGCACGGGCAACGCCGCCGACCCCGACACCAGCAGCCGCGCCTTGCCCAGCGACTTCGCGAGAGATGGGTCGTCGGGCAGCGCCTCCGCGATCCGGTGGTACATCGTCGGCACCCCGAACAACATCGTGGCGCCCTCGGTCAACTCCCTTGCCACACCTGCCGTTTCGAACCTGCCCAGGTGTCGGACCGATCCGCCGCGACGCAGCGGGCCGAGGATGCCGAGGATCAGGCCGTGCACGTGGAAGAGGGGGAGGCCGTGCACGAGTACGTCGTCGCCGGTCCACTGCCAGGCGTCCGCGAGGGCATCCAGCGTGGCGGCGATGGCCCGGCGGGGGATGACGGCGCCCTTGGGCGGGCCGGTCGTGCCGGAGGTGTAGACGATCAGGGCGGGGGATTCGGGGGTGGGGTCTTCGGGTGCGTTGGTCGCCCCCGAGGCTCGTACGTCGACGTCGATCCGACCCAACTCGCCCAGTGCAGAAGGGAGTTGATCAGCCGCCCCCGCAAGCACCAGTGTCGGCGCGCTGTCCGACACGATGTGCCCCAGCTCGCTCTCGCCCGACTTCGGGTTGAGCGGTACGGCGGGGACGCCGGCCAGCAGCGCGGCGACCACGGCGACCGCGGTCTCCAGGGTGGGCGTGGCCCAGACGGCGATCCGGCCCGCTCCCGCGAGGCGCCCGGCCAGGGGCGCGGCCACGGCGGC carries:
- a CDS encoding carboxyl transferase domain-containing protein, whose protein sequence is MTDGRRFTAREAIGLVADGFRELPVKAGAYAPDGPLSWQGYDASRARAAERTGEEESVVCGRAMVGTTSAVLISFEFGFLGGSLGERTGDRLEAAYTYAREHRLPVVSLVATGGSRMQEGMRALVQLQRVARQSALTREAGLPQLAVLRDPTTGGGWATLGAGADVILALPGAQVGFAGSRVRPPDADPAAYTAEAQLAVGSIDAVVPPEELPDVLKLWLRLLTRPSTTPAPPPPALGRADLPATGREAVDNARSPQRPRAQAYLDAYFTDRVSITGDRTGGGPGTGTEDPGMLCGFGVRAEDGRTIAYAAQTGTATRPTGYRTAARLIRLADQLGIPVLTLVDTPGAANDAEAERQGAGAAIAELFAAVASSRTPLTTLLIGEGGSGGALALSAPDNTWATPDSYFSVIAPELAAAILKRTPDQVTETADELRIRPQDLVELGVVKGVVKGVVKGVVKGVAG
- a CDS encoding CU044_2847 family protein — translated: MEGLVEFKTNDGVVINVEGATTEDLSGHQLVSRDDGTVQATRTFEGALDGVRAAAESALRVFRDGSLRPDSVEIEFGVKLTAEAGALIAKSSVEGHLVVKLAWSPGQSDGSSETTPEP
- a CDS encoding acyl-CoA synthetase produces the protein MSPLFPALTEALTDPDGPRAHRPALRFGDRSLTYGELAAVAAPLAGRLAGAGRIAVWATPTLETAVAVVAALLAGVPAVPLNPKSGESELGHIVSDSAPTLVLAGAADQLPSALGELGRIDVDVRASGATNAPEDPTPESPALIVYTSGTTGPPKGAVIPRRAIAATLDALADAWQWTGDDVLVHGLPLFHVHGLILGILGPLRRGGSVRHLGRFETAGVARELTEGATMLFGVPTMYHRIAEALPDDPSLAKSLGKARLLVSGSAALPVHDHERIAAATGRRVIERYGMTETLMNTSVRADGEPRAGTVGVPLPGVELRLTEDDGVTAVDAYDGETVGEIQVRGPNLFTEYLNRPDATAEAFTEDGWFRTGDMAVRDPDGYVRIVGRKATDLIKSGGYKIGAGEIENALLEHPGVREAAVTGEPDADLGERIVAWIVPDTGTDPDSDLESAQSPPSAEELADHVARRLAPHKRPRTVRYLDALPRNDMGKIMKRALPHD